One window from the genome of Thermodesulfobacteriota bacterium encodes:
- the folE2 gene encoding GTP cyclohydrolase FolE2, with the protein MKDIQKTPDYREMPIDNVGIKNLKYPIRVLDRKNGFQQTVASINMYVDLPHYSKGTHMSRFVELLHMFQPEISLKTFTIILDQMKQDLEARSAHMEVSFPYFIEKTAPVSSTPAYMEYTCRLLGTSKSNGKVDLVSEVTVPVSSVCPCSKEISNGGAHNQRGIVKLAIRFKKFIWIEDMIELVERCASCELYSVLKRADEKFVTEQGYNNPKFVEDIVRDIAIELKKDANITWFSISVENFESIHNHSAYATITCGTPPDMSADNPRK; encoded by the coding sequence ATGAAAGATATTCAGAAAACACCGGACTACCGGGAAATGCCCATCGACAACGTCGGCATCAAGAATCTCAAATACCCCATCCGGGTCCTGGACAGAAAAAACGGGTTCCAGCAGACCGTGGCTTCCATCAACATGTACGTGGACCTGCCGCACTACAGCAAGGGCACCCACATGAGCCGGTTCGTGGAACTGCTGCACATGTTCCAGCCGGAGATCTCCCTGAAAACCTTCACCATAATCCTGGACCAGATGAAACAGGACCTGGAAGCCCGGTCCGCCCACATGGAGGTCTCCTTCCCCTATTTCATTGAAAAGACCGCGCCGGTCAGCAGCACGCCGGCTTACATGGAGTACACGTGCCGGCTGCTGGGCACCAGCAAGTCCAACGGCAAAGTGGACCTGGTCTCGGAAGTGACGGTTCCCGTCTCCTCGGTCTGCCCCTGCTCCAAGGAAATCAGCAACGGCGGGGCCCATAACCAGCGGGGAATCGTCAAGCTGGCCATCCGCTTTAAAAAATTTATCTGGATCGAAGACATGATCGAACTGGTGGAACGATGCGCCTCCTGCGAGCTTTACTCGGTGCTCAAACGCGCCGATGAAAAATTCGTCACCGAGCAGGGCTACAACAACCCCAAGTTCGTCGAGGACATCGTCCGGGATATCGCCATTGAATTGAAAAAGGACGCCAACATCACCTGGTTTTCCATCAGCGTGGAGAACTTCGAGTCCATCCACAACCACAGCGCCTACGCCACCATCACCTGCGGTACGCCGCCGGACATGTCGGCGGACAACCCCAGGAAGTAG
- a CDS encoding integron integrase has protein sequence MDGFRHFLESGRIVSEKSIPYYINWVNRFLAFRGQPLEGDIQNNEIQRFLNDLQKKYEDWQVTQAEEAIRLYGYYQSRREKVEPAGQSLNNEALWRKYAAQMKTILRLKHMSYATEKTYFSWLRSFYSFLGKMNPDQLESAHVMRFLSFLAVERKVSRSTQNQALNALLFFFRHGLEKDLGDIRGAVRSSNKQSLPVVLSQGEVNRLLGKLDGVHLLMAKTIYGSGIRNNECLQLRIKDLDFERECLTVRAGKGDKDRQTLLPGSLVDPLRRHLENIRDIFETDRRNNVPGVYMPGALERKYPSASVSWEWFWVFPASALSVDPVTRIVRRHHIHPSGLQKAIKAATRSAGIHKKVNVHTLRHSFATHLLESGYDIRTIQELLGHSSVKTTMIYTHVAQKNRLGVKSPLDSFGPA, from the coding sequence ATGGATGGTTTCAGACATTTTCTTGAATCCGGCAGGATCGTTTCCGAAAAATCAATCCCATATTATATCAACTGGGTAAATCGTTTTCTGGCCTTTCGTGGACAGCCGTTGGAAGGTGACATTCAGAATAATGAGATTCAGCGGTTTTTGAATGACCTTCAAAAAAAATATGAGGATTGGCAGGTAACCCAGGCAGAAGAGGCCATTCGTCTGTATGGATATTATCAGAGCCGACGAGAAAAAGTGGAACCGGCTGGCCAGTCCCTTAACAACGAAGCGCTGTGGCGTAAATATGCCGCGCAGATGAAAACCATTCTGCGTTTGAAGCATATGTCTTATGCCACCGAAAAAACCTATTTTTCATGGCTGCGATCGTTTTACTCCTTTCTTGGCAAAATGAATCCGGATCAACTGGAAAGCGCGCATGTCATGCGGTTTTTGAGTTTTCTGGCCGTGGAGCGGAAGGTTTCCAGGAGCACTCAGAATCAGGCCTTGAATGCTTTATTGTTTTTCTTCCGGCATGGACTGGAAAAAGACCTGGGAGATATCAGGGGCGCGGTTCGGTCCTCAAATAAACAGTCACTACCTGTGGTTCTCAGCCAGGGAGAGGTCAACCGTTTGCTGGGAAAACTGGATGGCGTTCATTTATTAATGGCCAAGACCATATACGGTTCCGGTATCAGGAACAACGAGTGTTTGCAGTTGCGGATCAAGGATCTGGACTTTGAAAGAGAATGCCTCACTGTCCGGGCCGGAAAGGGAGATAAGGATCGACAGACGCTTCTGCCGGGAAGCCTGGTAGACCCGCTCCGGCGACATCTGGAAAATATCCGGGATATTTTTGAGACGGACCGCCGGAACAATGTCCCCGGCGTTTATATGCCCGGTGCTTTGGAAAGAAAATATCCGTCGGCGTCCGTTTCATGGGAGTGGTTCTGGGTGTTCCCGGCCAGTGCCTTATCCGTGGATCCGGTTACGAGAATAGTCCGGAGACACCATATCCATCCCAGCGGCCTGCAGAAAGCGATCAAAGCCGCGACTCGAAGCGCCGGCATACACAAAAAAGTCAATGTCCATACCCTGCGCCACAGTTTTGCCACGCATTTGCTGGAAAGCGGCTACGATATCCGCACGATTCAGGAACTGCTGGGGCATTCCAGTGTTAAGACGACCATGATCTACACCCATGTGGCCCAGAAGAACCGGCTGGGGGTGAAGAGTCCGCTGGATTCGTTCGGGCCGGCTTGA
- the rpoZ gene encoding DNA-directed RNA polymerase subunit omega encodes MARITVEDCLRKVPSRFELVHLAAQRVRQIREGSEYLVISPKNEDIVVALREIAAGKITMENMEKAGKTLFGSDMDTLNETDLAEIAGEFRDQAIDMDEESEDRETGDEDEYDEEDEEDED; translated from the coding sequence GTGGCACGAATAACCGTTGAAGACTGCTTGAGAAAAGTACCGTCCCGTTTTGAACTCGTCCATCTGGCGGCCCAGCGCGTCCGGCAGATCCGGGAAGGATCGGAGTATCTGGTGATTTCCCCGAAAAACGAAGATATTGTGGTGGCCTTAAGGGAAATCGCGGCCGGCAAAATCACCATGGAGAACATGGAAAAAGCCGGCAAGACCCTGTTCGGCTCGGATATGGATACGCTGAACGAAACCGATCTTGCGGAAATCGCCGGTGAATTCCGGGATCAGGCCATCGACATGGACGAAGAGAGCGAAGACCGGGAAACAGGCGATGAGGATGAGTACGACGAGGAAGACGAAGAAGACGAAGACTAA
- a CDS encoding ATP-binding protein has translation MSASRQKRINRDFGKAIHQYGMIDDGDRICVGLSGGKDSLTLLWLLNWRLARIPVTYELVPCYIDPGFENGFARELADFCRERDWPLRIDYSDCGVVAHSDVNRENPCFLCSRIRRKRLFEIAAETGCNKLALGHNQDDIIESLFLNICYAGEISSMNPCQPMFGGKITIIRPLAMVEENEIRKFAEDQCFPGFENPCPTAKTSRRRAIKLLLEELYSSNRKIKGNIFRAMGNVRTDYLLNRAPAGTRP, from the coding sequence ATGTCCGCCAGCAGACAAAAACGGATCAACCGGGATTTCGGCAAGGCCATCCATCAGTACGGCATGATCGATGACGGAGACCGCATCTGCGTCGGCCTGTCCGGGGGAAAGGACAGCCTGACCCTGTTGTGGCTGTTAAACTGGCGGCTCGCCCGGATTCCCGTCACCTACGAACTGGTGCCCTGCTATATCGACCCCGGCTTTGAAAACGGCTTTGCCCGGGAACTGGCCGATTTCTGCCGGGAGCGGGACTGGCCCCTGCGGATCGACTATTCCGACTGCGGCGTGGTGGCCCACAGTGACGTCAACCGGGAAAACCCCTGCTTCCTATGCTCGCGCATCCGCCGCAAGCGGCTTTTTGAAATCGCGGCCGAAACGGGCTGCAACAAGCTGGCCCTGGGCCACAACCAGGACGATATCATCGAATCCCTGTTTCTGAACATCTGTTACGCCGGCGAGATCAGCTCCATGAATCCCTGCCAGCCCATGTTCGGCGGGAAAATCACCATCATCCGGCCCTTGGCCATGGTGGAGGAAAACGAGATCAGAAAATTCGCTGAGGATCAGTGCTTCCCGGGTTTTGAAAACCCCTGCCCGACCGCAAAAACTTCGCGCCGCCGGGCCATCAAACTGCTTCTGGAAGAGCTGTACAGCAGCAACCGGAAAATCAAAGGGAACATCTTCAGGGCCATGGGCAACGTGAGAACGGATTACCTGTTAAACCGCGCCCCGGCCGGAACCAGACCATGA